The DNA region GTCCCTGTTGATGCAAGAGGCTCCTCGTCTCTTAGGACTCGATACGGGAGCGCCGGAGAGGGCGTGGCTTGAGCATTCATTCATCTCCATTTTACGATGTAATTTCTGTAATCGATGTAAAGATGTAAGGGCAGTGTTACCTCCTTACATGAAAACGTTGCCAGtttataatattttttgggGCTAGATAAATAGATTCTCGCAAATTTATCCGTTTTAAGGAAACTATTCAATTTATTTGGTCATGGTATTGAGACAAAGTCACCACTTTTACTGAGTAATCTTTATTCATCAAAGAAgaatactatttttatttagaaactCTGATACAACAATCAGGATGCTAGATTGTACACTTGCAACTGTATGGTTATATAAGAGAGAAAGATAACGATTCATCagatttattaatttatatAAAGCCCAAATTAGATGCATTAAAGGCGTTGTTTTGGCAACTCTGTACTATGCGTATGGAACCAAAGGAATAACTACGGTGATTTCTGTCAGCCATCTTATAGCTGTTTAGAGCTGAACTTATCCAGATTTAGAGGCAACAAAAAGACATTTACGGACCCCAGGAGATACTTCTTGTCTAAAGTACAGCAATCAACATAGTCGAagattttgaaacctttttttcggttcattttgtttttgttctctctGCTTATTGGTTTGTGTTTAGTTAAGGGTaaagtgaataaaaatcaaGTTCACTCTTCGCCTCTCCCTCTTTCGTGTGCGTGTGAAGTATCAGCAACTGGGAAATTATCTCCCTTTGTTTTCATCCAAAGTAAAGATGAAACCAGGCACAACCTTAAGTCGTTTATCCTCTATCTTTTGATGTGGTCGGCATCAACTTGATTTCCATAACTACACTGGCATGTGTGGTCAATTTCTATGTGACTGGCGCTCTAGCGAAGGGCTTAagttcgaaacgtcagcttggaaactctttacggtagccgATTTACGatatgaactcagttgataatacttaattaccttgttatactttcccactgacgcagcgccacagttcAGTTTATTgagaaacctaccccctttattcataactgactaattgactgacagactgactgacagactgactgattgactgacagactgactgattgactgacttacAGACTGACTCAATAACTGAATGACCTGACTTAAGGaccattaaccttttaactcccagatcaaatttgtaattatccttactgtcaaccatacaattcttataatgttagttcagagaatttagtattggatcaacttattatccctacattgatatttttctttattctcatcacttacctggtttatattgtattgatactgtaaggagaaattctgtcttggtcactcatgggagttaaaacGGTTAACTGTCTGATTGTGTGAATGTTTCACTGTTTTCCCGAACAAGCTTCACGGTGGCTTCGCTGGCTGATTGCCTCCTACAAGACTTAAAAATGCTACTCCACCGCTAATGGGCGGAGCGCCTGACTGAGCGACTCATTGAAATCATCGTCCAGAGGTGAATTATTCCAGATCAGCTTTGTAcgtaactagaccctgtgagcagggtaactgggatacctggatggtactggatccttggaatcaagtgaaGTGACACTACGGGTGTCGTactactgaaatagtgagctcaagtctggcttagggcatacacctatttcaaacaTAGGCATAtgtttgaaataggtgtatgccctaTCTACCGACAGaagagttttctaagcaaaaatctcgtgttcgtcatgtgacccggacctgtccgtgcatgacaacgtcaatcatcatcaagataacacgtgatcagcatgtgaacaccttcaccctcattggatcacagttagttgtcatggtgttgagggcccaatgaccactgggtactattgcgcaatttttccattttgtggcggaggaaaaaaaaaaaaaaaaagacgacaaaaaaacaaaggcattttatgactgggctaccacaggtgTCCCAGTAAAAAGCAACTTCTGTCTTTCCCCTTGTTCAAACCTTTTGATACTTGATtctatttttcaatattttgcaatttaaaaaaaaatcagaaatagatTTCGCGAAATACGTCCATCTCCCGAAATCGCGAACCTTGGccctcaaaaaaataaaatattgcgTTACTTTTTTGTCCAAAGAGTAACGCAGTATTTTATgacagaaattttaaaatattcctaaTAATATTGCCTGTCGCACTAGAGAAGAGAGAGAAGGCTCATTTTAACGCGGCTAACGAACGAAGACATCAAAAATTGTATTTGGCAGTTTACCCCGATATAAGCGGATACTTGTCTGtatttatatgttttttttcacgGAGGCACGTGAAAGAAGGTTGTGAAAAAGTACTCATGCGTATTAAATATTGGAAACCGGATCAAGCGTGAACTAGTGTTGTCGGAGAGATCAGGTAACCGAGCAGAGGATGAACTGCTATCTCTTCTTTTGTGCTGTAATTGCGTTCCAAACCGCTGTCATCGCTACACAGAGCTTAGAAACTCGCGGACAAGGCATAACGTTGCGACACAAGCGGGCTTCAGCAAGCAAAAACAACACTTGTACTGAAGAGGAACTGAAGAAACCCACCGGCGCCATTTTAAAGAGGCGAAAGCAAAGTGTCGAGAACGATTCCTCGACTTTCCTTCCAGGTGAAGAGGCTGTTTTCGAATGCAAAAATGGATATCGACTGCAGAATGGTCAACTGAAATCATACACCTGTAAAGCAGACGGAAACTGGACTTTAAACGCTAAGAACAAGTCAGAGGATGGTAAGTGTTTGTGATTTTAAATGTAACTCGTGGTAAGAATATTTGCATTACAGTCGACAACGAATTAAAAGTTTACTAGTTAATCAAGCTCCCCAGATTAACGGTGTAGGAGGTCAAAATACCTCTTGGTTAAATATGTTGTCTTAATACCGGAATCTTGTGTTTGGTAAATGTCTTATTGGGGCTAATTGTTTTAAAGATGAATAAAGCCTCGACAAAAACACGTAGCAATAACTTAACATGCAAATAATATGTAAATTATGCGCACTAAACAGTACAGCTGTTCAGAAAGTTGTCTTCTAAGCTGACTTAAGGATTCCTTGCGATAAATCTGGTGAccgaaaaataataattacaactACAATTTTAAGAAAGACTGAGTAGCAGATAAAATCgaaattttttgaattttatcTTGTGATGTGATTTTTCTCTAGGCTTTTGTCAGAAGGATCCCTGTGGTGCAAGGGCCATAGACGTCACTGGAAGAGCTACAGGAGTCCTAACTAGCGATATATTCCAGCAAAGTCAATCTGACGCGATTGTGAATTGTAGTTGGACACTTAAAACGCAGGATCCGGGCTTTTACATCAAGTTGCTTTTTGAAAACTTCACCTTACCCGAGGACTGTACTCAAGATTTTGTGACATTGGAAAAAGTACGATTTTGGGATTTCAAAAATGAGAATTGCCCCTGCGAGGAGAGTAAATCTGTTTGTAGGTTTAGTGGCAAGCACGCCCCATCCCTCTCTCGGTCCGTCACAAATGAAACAACGGTGAACTTCTACTCGTCAAACCCAGCTAAGTCCTACTTCAAAGCGATATGGTTTAATGTGAATGGTTTGTTTCCGGAAGGAATTGTTCCCGCTCCAGACCCCACTGAGAGTCCTGAAATCGTGAATTCCAAGCTCGAACTGACAACAGCACCTGAGTCGAATACGTCCTTCACAGTTGCCCTCATCCTGTTTACACTCATATTTTTCATTATCGGCGTCGTGTTGGCGTGTAAAGTTGGCCAGCGGTATCTGGGGCCCTCATGCAGCTTTGGTGCCTTTTTTGCTTGGATCTCAAGTTTACGCACTTCCCAGGCCCCATTATCGACGCAACGCGGTGCAACGTCCTCAGAAGAAAGAGGCTTAATGACAGACACTGACAGTCCCCTCGTAACGGAGCGGGTTGTCATACGGGGATTACAGCATTCTCCGTCAACAGAGGATGAATCGAGTGCATCTTCTCGTGAAAGCTTACAGAATG from Pocillopora verrucosa isolate sample1 chromosome 1, ASM3666991v2, whole genome shotgun sequence includes:
- the LOC131800174 gene encoding CUB and sushi domain-containing protein 1-like gives rise to the protein MNCYLFFCAVIAFQTAVIATQSLETRGQGITLRHKRASASKNNTCTEEELKKPTGAILKRRKQSVENDSSTFLPGEEAVFECKNGYRLQNGQLKSYTCKADGNWTLNAKNKSEDGFCQKDPCGARAIDVTGRATGVLTSDIFQQSQSDAIVNCSWTLKTQDPGFYIKLLFENFTLPEDCTQDFVTLEKVRFWDFKNENCPCEESKSVCRFSGKHAPSLSRSVTNETTVNFYSSNPAKSYFKAIWFNVNGLFPEGIVPAPDPTESPEIVNSKLELTTAPESNTSFTVALILFTLIFFIIGVVLACKVGQRYLGPSCSFGAFFAWISSLRTSQAPLSTQRGATSSEERGLMTDTDSPLVTERVVIRGLQHSPSTEDESSASSRESLQNVV